A window from Cellulomonas sp. C5510 encodes these proteins:
- a CDS encoding adenosine deaminase: protein MTATLEQIVALPKVLLHDHLDGGVRAATVVELAAEAGHALPSTDADELATWFHAQAGSGSLEAYLATFAHTAGVMQTAEALRRVAREAVLDLAADGVVYAEERFAPELHQARGLSLQHAVDAVREGLAEGESQAAAQGRTIRTGLLLCAMRDSDRADEVAALALANRDRGVVGFDVAGPEDGYPASAMGAAFAQLRTARFPVTVHAGEAAGRDSLDGAVDVGALRLGHGIRLLDDIRPDGEGGFRLGRLAHWIRDRRIALEVCPTSNIQTGGAVSYADHPVTTLLRLGFAVTVNTDNRLQSRTTLSRELHLLVSEAGWTPDDLRAVTVTAARHAFLHEDERTDLVDRVILPGHAPTAPGRHRA, encoded by the coding sequence ATGACCGCGACCCTCGAGCAGATCGTCGCGCTGCCGAAGGTGCTGCTGCACGACCACCTCGACGGCGGCGTCCGCGCGGCCACCGTCGTCGAGCTCGCCGCCGAGGCCGGGCACGCGCTGCCGAGCACGGACGCGGACGAGCTCGCGACCTGGTTCCACGCGCAGGCCGGGTCGGGGAGCCTCGAGGCGTACCTGGCGACGTTCGCGCACACGGCGGGCGTCATGCAGACCGCCGAGGCGCTGCGGCGGGTCGCACGGGAGGCGGTGCTCGACCTCGCCGCCGACGGCGTGGTGTACGCCGAGGAGCGGTTCGCGCCCGAGCTGCACCAGGCCCGCGGGCTGTCGCTGCAGCACGCGGTCGACGCCGTGCGCGAGGGCCTCGCCGAGGGCGAGTCCCAGGCGGCGGCGCAGGGACGGACCATCCGCACCGGCCTGCTGCTGTGCGCCATGCGGGACTCGGACCGCGCGGACGAGGTCGCGGCGCTCGCCCTGGCGAACCGGGACCGCGGCGTGGTCGGCTTCGACGTCGCCGGGCCGGAGGACGGGTACCCCGCGAGCGCGATGGGGGCGGCGTTCGCGCAGCTGCGGACCGCCCGGTTCCCCGTCACCGTGCACGCCGGTGAGGCAGCCGGACGCGACTCCCTGGACGGCGCGGTGGACGTGGGGGCGCTGCGGCTCGGCCACGGCATCCGCCTGCTCGACGACATCCGGCCGGACGGCGAGGGCGGGTTCCGGCTCGGCCGGCTCGCGCACTGGATCCGGGACCGGCGCATCGCCCTCGAGGTCTGCCCGACGTCGAACATCCAGACCGGCGGCGCGGTGTCGTACGCCGACCACCCCGTGACGACGCTGCTGCGGCTGGGCTTCGCGGTCACCGTCAACACCGACAACCGTCTGCAGTCCCGCACCACGCTGAGCCGGGAGCTGCACCTGCTCGTCTCCGAGGCCGGCTGGACGCCGGACGACCTGCGCGCGGTCACGGTCACCGCCGCGCGGCACGCGTTCCTCCACGAGGACGAGCGCACCGACCTCGTCGACCGGGTGATCCTGCCCGGCCACGCACCCACCGCACCAGGAAGGCACCGCGCATGA
- the deoC gene encoding deoxyribose-phosphate aldolase produces MSASLDAAGLAKFVDHTLLKPEATRADVEALIAEGVELGVYSVCVSPSFLPLDARGLKVATVCGFPSGKHHSDVKAAEAARSVADGADEVDMVIDVGAAKEGRFADVQADVAAVRAAAPAPVVLKVIIESAALTDHEIVEVCRAAEAAGADFVKTSTGFHPAGGASVHAVEIMAATVGGRLGVKASGGIRTTADALAMVQAGATRLGLSGTAAVLGGFEADGGY; encoded by the coding sequence ATGAGCGCCTCGTTGGACGCCGCAGGACTGGCGAAGTTCGTCGACCACACGCTGCTGAAGCCGGAGGCCACCCGCGCCGACGTCGAGGCGCTGATCGCGGAGGGCGTCGAGCTGGGCGTGTACTCCGTGTGCGTCTCGCCGTCGTTCCTGCCGCTCGACGCCCGCGGGCTCAAGGTCGCGACCGTCTGCGGCTTCCCGTCGGGCAAGCACCACAGCGACGTCAAGGCGGCCGAGGCCGCGCGCTCCGTCGCCGACGGCGCCGACGAGGTCGACATGGTCATCGACGTGGGTGCCGCGAAGGAGGGCCGGTTCGCTGACGTGCAGGCCGACGTCGCCGCCGTGCGCGCCGCCGCCCCGGCGCCCGTCGTGCTCAAGGTGATCATCGAGTCCGCCGCGCTGACGGACCACGAGATCGTCGAGGTGTGCCGCGCCGCCGAGGCCGCGGGCGCCGACTTCGTGAAGACCTCCACCGGCTTCCACCCCGCGGGGGGCGCCTCCGTGCACGCCGTCGAGATCATGGCGGCCACCGTCGGCGGACGGCTGGGCGTCAAGGCGTCGGGCGGCATCCGGACGACGGCCGACGCGCTCGCGATGGTCCAGGCCGGCGCCACCCGCCTGGGCCTGTCGGGCACCGCGGCGGTGCTCGGCGGCTTCGAGGCGGACGGCGGGTACTGA
- a CDS encoding phospho-sugar mutase encodes MTEQQPTDPTADGWPALAEQVRAWIADDPDPATAEELRRLLTRAEAELPEVDGDTVTPEQRHAAVDVQEAREDLADRFQGLLQFGTAGLRGAIGGGPHRMNRAVVIRAASGLGAFLLGELEGATPAPKVVVGHDARHGSEDFARDTAAVLTAVGVDVVMLPPRLPTPVLAFAVRHLGADAGVMVTASHNPPQDNGYKVYLGGRVVTDAGQGAQIVPPVDGAIAAEIARVPSVAAVPRARDGWAVAGPEVADAYVAQVLRLADVSEAARTAAAGLRIVLTPMHGVGGATARRVLAEAGFTDVHVVAEQAEPDPDFPTVAFPNPEEPGAIDLAVALAAEVRADLVIALDPDADRCGAAVVDPRLRTYSGPGAAAADGWRMLHGDETGALLGSVAAERFGTPGATEVAPDAPVLANSIVSSRLLARIAAHAGLRHAQTLTGFKWISRVDGLVFGYEEALGYCVDPAHVRDKDGISAALTLAGLAARLKVEGRTPVDVLDDLARRHGLHLTDQLSARFTDLSQIPETMQRLREHPPVVLAGSPVMSVVDLAAGSEADRGGLPPTDGIRLLTQDDTRVVVRPSGTEPKVKCYLEVVVPVEEHASPETVGAARAAARQRLDAVRADVAAALGL; translated from the coding sequence ATGACCGAGCAGCAGCCCACGGACCCGACCGCCGACGGCTGGCCGGCCCTGGCGGAGCAGGTGCGCGCGTGGATCGCCGACGACCCCGACCCCGCGACCGCCGAGGAGCTGCGACGGCTCCTGACCCGCGCCGAGGCGGAGCTGCCGGAGGTCGACGGGGACACGGTCACGCCCGAGCAGCGGCACGCCGCGGTCGACGTGCAGGAGGCCCGTGAGGACCTCGCGGACCGGTTCCAGGGGTTGCTGCAGTTCGGCACCGCCGGCCTGCGGGGCGCGATCGGCGGCGGCCCGCACCGCATGAACCGCGCGGTCGTCATCCGGGCGGCGTCGGGCCTGGGGGCGTTCCTGCTCGGCGAGCTCGAGGGGGCGACGCCGGCGCCGAAGGTCGTCGTCGGCCACGACGCCCGGCACGGCTCGGAGGACTTCGCACGCGACACGGCGGCGGTGCTCACGGCGGTGGGCGTGGACGTCGTCATGCTGCCGCCGCGGCTCCCCACGCCGGTCCTCGCGTTCGCCGTCCGCCACCTCGGCGCGGACGCGGGCGTCATGGTCACCGCGAGCCACAACCCGCCGCAGGACAACGGCTACAAGGTGTACCTCGGCGGGCGCGTCGTGACCGACGCCGGCCAGGGCGCGCAGATCGTCCCGCCGGTGGACGGGGCGATCGCGGCGGAGATCGCCCGGGTGCCGTCCGTGGCGGCGGTGCCGCGCGCGCGGGACGGCTGGGCGGTCGCCGGGCCCGAGGTGGCGGACGCGTACGTGGCGCAGGTGCTGCGCCTCGCGGACGTGTCGGAGGCGGCGCGCACCGCGGCGGCGGGCCTGCGCATCGTCCTGACGCCGATGCACGGGGTGGGCGGCGCCACCGCGCGGCGCGTCCTCGCGGAGGCCGGCTTCACCGACGTGCACGTGGTCGCCGAGCAGGCCGAGCCGGACCCCGACTTCCCGACCGTCGCGTTCCCCAACCCGGAGGAGCCCGGCGCCATCGACCTCGCCGTCGCCCTCGCGGCGGAGGTCCGGGCGGACCTCGTGATCGCGCTCGACCCCGACGCGGACCGGTGCGGCGCCGCCGTCGTCGACCCGCGGCTGCGCACCTACTCCGGCCCGGGTGCCGCGGCCGCCGACGGCTGGCGGATGCTCCACGGGGACGAGACGGGGGCCCTGCTCGGCAGCGTCGCCGCCGAGCGGTTCGGCACACCCGGCGCCACCGAGGTCGCGCCCGACGCCCCGGTGCTGGCGAACTCGATCGTGTCGTCGCGGCTGCTGGCGCGCATCGCCGCGCACGCCGGTCTGCGTCACGCGCAGACGCTCACCGGGTTCAAGTGGATCTCGCGCGTCGACGGCCTCGTCTTCGGCTACGAGGAGGCCCTCGGGTACTGCGTCGACCCCGCCCACGTCCGCGACAAGGACGGCATCTCCGCCGCGCTCACGCTCGCCGGGCTCGCCGCGCGCCTGAAGGTCGAGGGCCGCACCCCGGTCGACGTGCTCGACGACCTCGCGCGCCGCCACGGGCTGCACCTCACCGACCAGCTCTCGGCGCGGTTCACGGACCTGTCGCAGATCCCGGAGACCATGCAGCGGCTCCGCGAGCACCCGCCGGTCGTCCTCGCCGGCTCCCCCGTGATGTCCGTCGTGGACCTCGCGGCGGGCTCCGAGGCGGACCGCGGCGGCCTGCCCCCGACCGACGGCATCCGGCTGCTCACGCAGGACGACACCCGCGTGGTCGTGCGCCCGTCCGGCACCGAGCCGAAGGTGAAGTGCTACCTCGAGGTCGTCGTGCCGGTCGAGGAGCACGCCTCCCCGGAGACGGTCGGCGCCGCCCGTGCGGCGGCGCGGCAGCGGCTCGACGCGGTGCGCGCGGACGTGGCGGCGGCGCTGGGGCTCTGA
- a CDS encoding purine-nucleoside phosphorylase, producing the protein MADDARLDDPTTDPLAVAADAATFLARETGVDRHDVALVLGSGWGGAADLLGETVAEIPAPEVPGFAAPAVVGHVGTIRSIRIEATGKHALVLGSRTHLYEGKGVRRVVHGVRTAAAAGCSTVVLTNGCGGLDPSWAPGTPVLIKDHINLTTVSPLEGATFVDLTDLYSARLRDVARTVDPTLDEGVYVQFRGPHYETPAEVAMAGVLGGSLVGMSTTIEAIAARHVGMEVLGVSLVTNLAAGVGDEPLSHEEVLEAGRAAGPRISRLLADVVGRI; encoded by the coding sequence ATGGCCGACGACGCCCGCCTCGACGACCCCACCACCGACCCGCTGGCCGTCGCCGCCGACGCCGCGACGTTCCTCGCCCGCGAGACCGGCGTCGACCGGCACGACGTCGCGCTGGTGCTCGGCTCGGGCTGGGGCGGAGCCGCCGACCTGCTGGGCGAGACCGTCGCGGAGATCCCCGCGCCCGAGGTGCCGGGCTTCGCGGCGCCGGCCGTCGTGGGCCACGTCGGCACGATCCGCTCGATCCGCATCGAGGCGACCGGCAAGCACGCGCTGGTGCTCGGCTCCCGCACCCACCTGTACGAGGGCAAGGGCGTGCGCCGCGTGGTGCACGGCGTGCGGACGGCCGCCGCCGCGGGCTGCTCGACCGTCGTCCTGACCAACGGCTGCGGCGGCCTCGACCCGTCGTGGGCGCCGGGCACGCCCGTGCTCATCAAGGACCACATCAACCTCACGACCGTCTCCCCGCTGGAGGGCGCGACGTTCGTCGACCTGACGGACCTGTACTCCGCGCGCCTGCGGGACGTCGCGCGCACCGTGGACCCCACGCTGGACGAGGGTGTGTACGTCCAGTTCCGCGGACCGCACTACGAGACGCCTGCCGAGGTCGCGATGGCCGGCGTGCTCGGCGGCAGCCTCGTCGGCATGTCCACCACCATCGAGGCCATCGCCGCGCGGCACGTCGGCATGGAGGTGCTGGGCGTCTCCCTGGTGACCAACCTCGCGGCGGGCGTCGGCGACGAGCCGCTGTCCCACGAGGAGGTGCTCGAGGCCGGACGCGCCGCGGGCCCTCGCATCAGCCGGCTGCTCGCGGACGTCGTCGGCCGCATCTGA
- a CDS encoding NAD(P)H-quinone dehydrogenase, whose translation MTQPTPTPAPAPADPATPAPQRGPEQPRDDRRPAPRVVVVGGGPGGYEAALVARRLGADVTVVERAGLGGAAVLTDVVPSKTLIATAEWMTIAERAPDLGIRLDIPASPGDDEVPGTAADGGRRRRHSVDMAAVNARVRELALAQSRDIRTRMEREGVQVEIGHGRLDGPERVVVTGEAGERTLDADVVLLATGATPRTLPDAQPDGERILTWTQLYHLAELPERLVVVGSGVTGAEFAGAYVSLGSQVVLVSSRDRVLPGEDADAATMLEDVFRARGMEVVARSRAQAARRTADGVVVTLADGREIEGSHVLLAVGSIPSTEGLGLAESGVLTTPSGHIEVDRVSRTSARGVYAAGDVTGVLPLASVAAMQGRIAMSHALGDAVAPLQVRGVAANIFTAPEIATVGLSERALVERDAHFVTHTLPLARNPRAKMLGVRDGFVKLFAHSTAGTVLGGVVVAPRASELIFPITLAVSHSLTVDDVASAFTVYPSLSGSIAEVARVLHHTE comes from the coding sequence GTGACGCAGCCGACCCCCACGCCCGCGCCCGCCCCCGCCGACCCGGCCACGCCCGCCCCGCAGCGCGGTCCCGAGCAGCCGCGCGACGACCGCCGGCCCGCCCCGCGCGTCGTCGTCGTCGGGGGAGGACCCGGCGGCTACGAGGCGGCGCTGGTCGCCCGGCGTCTCGGGGCGGACGTGACCGTGGTGGAGCGCGCGGGCCTGGGTGGCGCCGCCGTGCTCACCGACGTGGTGCCGTCCAAGACCCTCATCGCCACGGCGGAGTGGATGACGATCGCCGAGCGCGCCCCCGACCTGGGGATCCGGCTGGACATCCCGGCGTCCCCGGGTGACGACGAGGTGCCGGGCACGGCGGCGGACGGGGGCCGCCGGCGGCGTCACAGCGTCGACATGGCGGCCGTGAACGCCCGCGTGCGCGAGCTGGCCCTGGCCCAGTCCCGGGACATCCGCACCCGCATGGAGCGCGAGGGCGTGCAGGTCGAGATCGGCCACGGCCGGCTGGACGGTCCGGAGCGGGTGGTCGTCACGGGGGAGGCGGGCGAGCGCACGCTCGACGCCGACGTGGTGCTGCTCGCCACCGGGGCGACCCCGCGGACGCTGCCGGACGCCCAGCCGGACGGCGAGCGGATCCTCACGTGGACGCAGCTCTACCACCTGGCCGAGCTGCCGGAGCGGCTGGTCGTGGTCGGTTCGGGCGTGACGGGCGCGGAGTTCGCCGGCGCCTACGTCTCGCTGGGGTCGCAGGTCGTGCTGGTCTCGAGCCGCGACCGCGTGCTGCCGGGGGAGGACGCCGACGCCGCGACGATGCTCGAGGACGTGTTCCGCGCCCGCGGCATGGAGGTCGTGGCGCGCTCGCGGGCGCAGGCCGCGCGGCGCACCGCCGACGGCGTCGTGGTCACGCTGGCGGACGGCCGCGAGATCGAGGGGTCGCACGTGCTGCTCGCGGTCGGGTCGATCCCCAGCACCGAGGGCCTCGGACTGGCGGAGTCGGGCGTGCTGACCACGCCGTCCGGGCACATCGAGGTCGACCGGGTGTCCCGGACGTCGGCGCGCGGGGTCTACGCGGCCGGCGACGTGACGGGTGTGCTGCCGCTCGCGTCCGTCGCCGCGATGCAGGGCCGGATCGCCATGTCGCACGCGCTCGGCGACGCGGTCGCGCCGCTGCAGGTGCGCGGCGTCGCGGCGAACATCTTCACGGCCCCCGAGATCGCGACCGTCGGCCTCAGCGAGCGCGCCCTCGTCGAGCGGGACGCGCACTTCGTCACGCACACGCTGCCCCTGGCCCGGAACCCGCGGGCGAAGATGCTCGGCGTCCGGGACGGCTTCGTGAAGCTGTTCGCGCACTCGACGGCCGGCACGGTGCTCGGCGGCGTCGTGGTGGCGCCGCGGGCGTCGGAGCTGATCTTCCCGATCACGCTCGCGGTGTCGCACAGCCTGACGGTCGACGACGTCGCGAGCGCGTTCACGGTCTACCCGTCGCTGTCCGGCAGCATCGCCGAGGTCGCCCGGGTGCTGCACCACACGGAGTAG
- a CDS encoding endonuclease/exonuclease/phosphatase family protein, with amino-acid sequence MTVPAAAPPATPPAGGPRPPDAGVTTRVTLLALVTVLAVDVVRASGPVLDRAFTVGTVTVAVTALVTFVGAGLVAAVALLATGRRGPGTASGATVLAVVAAAGAARLVTQAVHDAARFGAGLVTAALAVAALVLTATLVAGRPTGGRQAALGLTLGTGLSAALQLTLGTWDPLWRGGVVGSVVAITLVGLTVALAVVGRGWTAAGRPRRTWVLGPALALVLMVLANPAFAASQSGVPLLGAGTATVLAAAATVWVLLVPRVLVPAVRVCAAVLLPVATAVAVLVTGPVALVAVVLAEGAAGVVLAAALSTRRPAPPGVPRTALATSAVGAGLVAVLLVYLLDYDVPLGVDNAWVVVLAAALVAVGGLRWRTPEETSVRESAPPLRANALRFLVLPSVVLLLVAWWASAAGTSTAVAVDREAGTMVVLDWNLHYGVSADTAVDLEQVARTIESEAPDVVMLQEVARGWVLGGGTDMATWLGHRLGMHVAFAPAADQQFGNVLLSREPLRDVEVVRLPFGAGPQQRSALTALVDGPDGQPVRVTSVHLQHRDQNTPTRLEQLAALERALPDDGPSVLGGDLNAGPGSPEVGALTDAGWADALDTAGDPVALTYPSDDPEVRIDWLLGRGGAVFDDARVLSDESSDHLPVVAVVRVGG; translated from the coding sequence ATGACCGTCCCGGCCGCCGCACCGCCCGCCACACCCCCGGCCGGTGGCCCGCGGCCCCCGGACGCCGGCGTCACGACCCGCGTCACCCTGCTCGCCCTGGTGACCGTGCTGGCCGTCGACGTCGTGCGCGCGTCCGGGCCGGTCCTGGACCGGGCGTTCACGGTCGGCACGGTCACCGTCGCGGTCACCGCCCTGGTGACGTTCGTCGGTGCGGGGCTGGTCGCGGCCGTCGCGCTGCTGGCCACCGGGCGTCGCGGTCCCGGGACCGCCTCGGGCGCCACGGTGCTGGCCGTCGTGGCCGCCGCGGGCGCGGCGCGCCTCGTCACGCAGGCCGTGCACGACGCCGCCCGGTTCGGCGCCGGGCTGGTCACCGCCGCGCTCGCCGTCGCGGCTCTCGTCCTGACGGCCACCCTGGTCGCGGGGCGGCCCACCGGCGGCCGGCAGGCGGCGCTCGGGCTGACGCTCGGCACCGGGCTGTCCGCGGCGCTCCAGCTGACGCTCGGCACCTGGGACCCGCTGTGGCGCGGTGGAGTCGTCGGGAGCGTCGTCGCGATCACGCTCGTGGGGCTCACGGTCGCGCTGGCCGTGGTCGGGCGCGGCTGGACCGCGGCGGGCCGGCCGCGCCGGACCTGGGTGCTCGGGCCCGCCCTGGCCCTGGTGCTCATGGTGCTGGCCAACCCGGCGTTCGCCGCCTCGCAGTCCGGCGTGCCGCTGCTGGGCGCGGGCACCGCGACCGTGCTCGCCGCCGCGGCGACCGTGTGGGTGCTGCTGGTCCCGCGCGTCCTCGTCCCGGCGGTGCGGGTGTGCGCCGCGGTGCTGCTGCCCGTCGCGACGGCCGTGGCCGTGCTCGTCACCGGGCCGGTCGCCCTGGTCGCGGTCGTGCTCGCCGAGGGCGCCGCGGGGGTCGTCCTCGCGGCGGCCCTCAGCACCCGCCGGCCCGCACCGCCCGGGGTGCCGCGCACCGCGCTGGCCACCTCGGCCGTCGGGGCCGGGCTGGTCGCGGTCCTGCTCGTGTACCTGCTCGACTACGACGTCCCGCTCGGGGTCGACAACGCGTGGGTCGTGGTCCTCGCGGCCGCCCTGGTCGCCGTGGGCGGCCTGCGCTGGCGGACCCCCGAGGAGACCTCGGTCCGGGAGAGCGCGCCCCCGCTGCGGGCCAACGCGCTGCGGTTCCTCGTGCTGCCCTCCGTGGTGCTGCTGCTGGTCGCCTGGTGGGCGTCCGCGGCCGGGACGTCGACGGCCGTCGCGGTCGACCGGGAGGCCGGCACGATGGTCGTCCTCGACTGGAACCTGCACTACGGCGTCTCCGCGGACACGGCCGTCGACCTGGAGCAGGTCGCCCGCACCATCGAGTCCGAGGCGCCCGACGTCGTGATGCTCCAGGAGGTCGCGCGCGGCTGGGTGCTCGGCGGGGGCACGGACATGGCCACGTGGCTCGGGCACCGGCTGGGCATGCACGTGGCGTTCGCGCCGGCGGCCGACCAGCAGTTCGGCAACGTCCTGCTGTCCCGCGAGCCGCTGCGCGACGTCGAGGTGGTGCGGCTGCCGTTCGGCGCCGGGCCGCAGCAGCGCTCGGCGCTCACCGCCCTGGTCGACGGGCCCGACGGGCAGCCCGTCCGGGTCACGTCCGTGCACCTCCAGCACCGGGACCAGAACACCCCCACCCGGCTCGAGCAGCTCGCCGCCCTGGAGCGCGCGCTGCCCGACGACGGGCCCTCGGTGCTCGGCGGCGACCTGAACGCGGGCCCGGGCTCCCCCGAGGTCGGGGCGCTCACGGACGCCGGCTGGGCCGACGCCCTCGACACCGCGGGCGACCCGGTCGCGCTCACCTACCCGAGCGACGACCCCGAGGTCCGGATCGACTGGCTGCTCGGCCGCGGCGGGGCGGTGTTCGACGACGCGCGGGTGCTGTCCGACGAGTCCTCGGACCACCTGCCCGTGGTCGCCGTGGTGCGCGTCGGGGGCTGA
- a CDS encoding sugar-binding transcriptional regulator, translating to MRGGGDHVRLMARVARMHHEQGMRQTAIAAELHLSTARVSRLLKRAVEEGIVRTIVTLPPDVHTDLEQELEARYGLAEAVIVDGPDGDEPVLPALGAAAAVYLESTLTGEVVGIASWSSSLLAVMDAMQPTNGYTLRQVVQMVGGHGNPAVQMESSRLIGQFAQLTGAEAVMVPAPGLLGSRQARDSLLADPPVAEVVTRWDEITVALVGIGTLEPSALIRESGNAMAPDQLERLRGLGAVGDICLRYFDADGRVITSELDDRILGIEPAKLLAIPRRVAVAGGMRKLAAIRAALVGGWVTVLVTDANVARALLA from the coding sequence ATGCGCGGTGGAGGGGACCACGTGCGCCTGATGGCGCGCGTCGCACGGATGCATCACGAGCAGGGCATGCGCCAGACCGCCATCGCGGCCGAGCTGCACCTGTCGACCGCGCGGGTGTCCCGGCTGCTCAAGCGGGCCGTCGAGGAGGGCATCGTCCGGACCATCGTGACGCTGCCGCCCGACGTGCACACCGACCTGGAGCAGGAGCTCGAGGCGCGGTACGGGCTCGCCGAGGCGGTGATCGTCGACGGCCCGGACGGCGACGAGCCCGTGCTGCCCGCCCTCGGTGCCGCCGCGGCGGTCTACCTGGAGTCGACGCTGACCGGCGAGGTCGTCGGCATCGCGTCCTGGAGCTCCAGCCTGCTCGCGGTGATGGACGCCATGCAGCCCACGAACGGCTACACCCTGCGCCAGGTCGTGCAGATGGTCGGCGGGCACGGCAACCCCGCGGTGCAGATGGAGTCCTCCCGCCTCATCGGGCAGTTCGCCCAGCTCACCGGTGCCGAGGCCGTCATGGTGCCGGCCCCCGGCCTGCTGGGCTCCCGGCAGGCGCGCGACAGCCTGCTCGCGGACCCGCCGGTCGCCGAGGTCGTCACGCGGTGGGACGAGATCACCGTCGCGCTGGTCGGCATCGGCACGCTCGAGCCGTCGGCGCTGATCCGGGAGAGCGGCAACGCCATGGCGCCCGACCAGCTCGAGCGGCTCCGCGGGCTCGGCGCGGTCGGGGACATCTGCCTGCGGTACTTCGATGCCGACGGCCGGGTCATCACCTCCGAGCTGGACGACCGGATTCTCGGCATCGAGCCGGCGAAGCTGCTCGCGATCCCGCGGCGGGTCGCGGTCGCCGGGGGCATGCGCAAGCTCGCCGCGATCCGGGCCGCGCTCGTGGGCGGGTGGGTGACGGTGCTCGTCACGGACGCGAACGTCGCGCGGGCGCTGCTGGCCTGA